One genomic window of Microbacterium testaceum StLB037 includes the following:
- the pstS gene encoding phosphate ABC transporter substrate-binding protein PstS, with protein MNLRRRLGRLAAALAVVTLVALVPVPAQAAESYVPISGSGSTWSQNALDQWRKNVAENYGMTVNYSGNGSSAGRTDFINQSVDFAVSEIPFQGQPEDGSPPEKPTTGYSYMPIVAGGTSLMYNLKIGGKRVTNLRLSGEVIAKIFAGQIAKWNDPAIQADNPALAMPDVSITPVYRSDGSGTSAQFTAWMKAQFPSIWTFGMRSQFPQVTPAFKGQSGSLGVAGYVSQNYGEGAITYVEYSYAMKSGFPVVKVLNNAGYFVEPTFQSVAVALMSAKINQDLTQNLDGVYNSGDPRAYPMSSYSYMIVPTETNKVFTVEKGRTLSQFASYMLCEGQQKASALGYSPLPMNLVQAGSDVLQRIPGTVGPIDFARCNNPTFKPGDSPSNNQLALTAPAPPDCDKAGATQCVDPTGGAQEQTPVTGSGGESGGGNNAAAGAAATSSDPAAAGAAPAAAGGTAAEPVYDANGNLVSAAAAGGSAAAVSAPFSLAENGWGTPQYIMLAAGLLVVAAILIPPVVGRRSRGNRRA; from the coding sequence GTGAACCTTCGTCGCCGCCTGGGCCGTCTGGCGGCCGCGCTCGCGGTCGTGACGCTCGTCGCCCTGGTCCCGGTTCCGGCGCAGGCCGCCGAGAGCTACGTCCCCATCTCGGGCTCGGGCTCGACCTGGTCGCAGAACGCGCTCGACCAGTGGCGCAAGAACGTCGCCGAGAACTACGGCATGACCGTCAACTACTCGGGCAACGGGTCGTCGGCGGGACGCACCGACTTCATCAACCAGTCGGTCGACTTCGCCGTGAGCGAGATCCCGTTCCAGGGTCAGCCGGAAGACGGATCGCCACCCGAGAAGCCGACGACCGGGTACTCGTACATGCCGATCGTCGCGGGCGGCACTTCGCTGATGTACAACCTCAAGATCGGCGGCAAGCGGGTCACGAACCTGCGCCTGTCGGGCGAGGTCATCGCGAAGATCTTCGCGGGCCAGATCGCGAAGTGGAACGACCCGGCCATCCAGGCCGACAACCCGGCCCTCGCGATGCCCGACGTGTCGATCACCCCGGTCTACCGCTCCGACGGCTCGGGGACGAGCGCGCAGTTCACCGCCTGGATGAAGGCGCAGTTCCCGAGCATCTGGACCTTCGGCATGCGGTCGCAGTTCCCGCAGGTCACCCCGGCGTTCAAAGGACAGAGCGGCTCGCTCGGCGTGGCCGGCTACGTGAGCCAGAACTACGGCGAGGGCGCGATCACCTACGTCGAGTACTCGTACGCGATGAAGTCGGGCTTCCCGGTGGTCAAGGTGCTCAACAACGCCGGCTACTTCGTCGAACCGACGTTCCAGTCGGTGGCGGTCGCGCTGATGTCGGCGAAGATCAACCAGGACCTCACGCAGAACCTGGACGGCGTCTACAACAGCGGCGACCCGCGTGCCTATCCCATGTCGAGCTACTCGTACATGATCGTGCCCACCGAGACGAACAAGGTGTTCACCGTCGAGAAGGGTCGCACCCTCAGCCAGTTCGCCTCGTACATGCTGTGCGAGGGGCAGCAGAAGGCCTCGGCCCTGGGGTACTCGCCTCTGCCGATGAACCTCGTCCAGGCGGGATCGGATGTCCTCCAGCGGATCCCTGGCACGGTGGGCCCGATCGACTTCGCTCGGTGCAACAACCCCACCTTCAAACCCGGCGATTCTCCGTCGAACAACCAGCTCGCCCTCACCGCGCCCGCTCCGCCCGACTGCGACAAAGCCGGCGCGACGCAGTGCGTCGATCCCACCGGCGGCGCCCAGGAGCAGACTCCCGTGACCGGGTCCGGAGGCGAGAGCGGCGGAGGGAACAACGCCGCGGCCGGGGCGGCCGCCACCTCATCCGACCCCGCAGCCGCCGGCGCGGCACCCGCAGCCGCGGGCGGGACGGCGGCCGAGCCCGTGTACGACGCCAATGGCAACCTCGTGTCCGCCGCAGCCGCGGGAGGCTCGGCGGCTGCCGTCTCCGCCCCGTTCTCGCTCGCGGAGAACGGGTGGGGAACCCCGCAGTACATCATGCTCGCCGCGGGTCTCCTCGTGGTCGCCGCGATCCTCATCCCGCCCGTCGTCGGTCGTCGCTCACGCGGCAACCGACGCGCGTGA